The Lactuca sativa cultivar Salinas chromosome 2, Lsat_Salinas_v11, whole genome shotgun sequence genome includes the window CATAGAATCACAGAGCCATTTTTATTACAGTTTTGtaataaaaattatgtttttttaagtaAAAGAAGATCCTGATCCCACCCTTTGGGACACGGGATAATAACAACGGGCATTGTGAATTTAACAAAAATCATACGTTGATTCCAATGCCGGTTCTTGTTTATTACATAGAATCGCAGAGCCATTTTTTGGCTCCAGATTCTGGTGGCCATTTCCATGGCCACCGGTATTCCATAATACCAGTAGACCAAGCCAAGTGGCGGCACTAAGGAAGAAGAGGCAAATTTGCAAACTTCTCCAATCACCCGAAGCAAATTGGAAGATAACTTCTCTGGTTAGCATGCATGTATATGACCTGCATCACAAAAAGTATCATCAGGTTTATGAACTAGAATGAGGTCAAAGATAGAACCAAATTATATACTTAAGAAAACCACACAACTCATATATCTGCCGTTTGATGGAATGATTGATTAAAAGTGGTTACTATAATTTGGTCATGTTTCGAACTCACCCTTACTAGATGGAATTACAAGTTGGTCCTTGTGCTTagctaaattttttttattttaggtcaataaaaaaaaaaaagctttttACAATTTGGTCTTCATTTTATCCTTGATGCTTCTGGTCTTGATCCTAACATAGTTTGTTTCAAGCTTTTAAATCCTTAGAAATGACTATTTGTCCCTCGTTTTACAAGGGTTAACAGCTTGAAACAAACCGTGTTagtaaaagggaccaaaagcattACCAAACCATGAAATGACCAAACCTGCAAAAACTACGTACTCAGCTAAGTacagggaccaaatttgtaatttagACAAACTTAATGTTGACAACGTGTAAAAATGGTACCTCTAGAATGCAAATAAGTCGCAAGGGTAAATCCAAGGCCCCTGCCACTCAAGTAGCACTACTGTTGCTCTTACTCCTGTCGCAATCTATGAGCACCTATAAAAACAaattattgaattttttttttttttcattatttaccAGAACAAAAATTAACAACCAATTATGCACTAACCTTAACCAAATATTTACCCTCTTGCATTTGCTCCAGAACCTCCACCTTGAATGAACTGTGGTTGTGGTGGTGCAGGAACTACCGAAATAGGCCCTGCAACACCTGATCATAACACAAACCAAAAGCAACCAACATTAACCCATTTTACCTAAATATAGCAAACATACTTACATCACTACAGATATGAGCAATTTCCCATACTATTATAACCATACAAATGTAAAGAAATATTTACCTGTTGGATATGGTGCTTGAATTGAAGAAGTTTGAATTCCGCTATAACCGGGCCCACCAAATTGAAAAATCTGTTGACCAGTCATTGTTTGGTTGTATGGATACACTTGTGTGTTGGGTACACCATATATCTGAGCATAGTGTTGTTGACCCGCATATGGATTGTAAATTCcctatttataaaaaaaagtaaatagGTCTTTCGAGAAGGTGAGAATTATAAGATTACTATAAATAAGACATGTGATTAAATTTTTGTTGGTATGCACTATTGACCTGTGGGTAGACGTATTCGGGACCAAATGTTGGATACCTGCACAAATAAAATAGCAAGTACCATATAACTACATGTACTTGTGTTGTGCATACTAATAATTACATAGAAACTAGAAAACATCGCATAGGAATGGAATGAAAATGAAATAACAAAGGAATGGAAAGGGCATGGTGAATACAATATTTATatgaattttttatattataaatataaatacaatgtaTGAGTTTAACTCTGTTGAATACAATATTTAACTATAACTAATAAAATGTAAGACTACACATATATACAAGTGAATAATAAGAATATAATCAAATAGAAAAACAACTTACGTGTATGAGGGATATGTTAATCCTTGTTGGTAACCATAAGGAAAAGGTTGTTGATAGCCATAGCTTCCAAAATAAGGCGTTGGTGATCTCAAAGATCCTACCACAAGAAACCAAAACATTTAAGGTGCGTTTGGTTGTAGAAAActattttcattttctttgaaaatatttttagaaaatagagttgagttttcattttcagctttcaatgaaaattttagaaaacgcgTTTCGTTGGAACGGTGGAGTTTTCATTTTCCGATCTTCGAAATttagaaaactttgaaaaactataaaaattatttttctaatttacataaaatttggaaaacaaaaaattgtcattttattggaaaatttttgaaaacTGAATCAATCAAAagcgttttcaaaattttcattttcatttgaagTTTTTCATGGAATATTAGAAAATAATCCACCCAGGGTATGTTTGGCAAAAATAGTTGGTAGCTTGAAGCTGTAGCTTTTATTCGAGTTGGAAGTTGTAGCTACTAGCTTCTATTTGTGTAGAATTGCTTGGCAAATTTAACCATAAGCTTGTAATCTTTTGaccaatataaaaatatatacctGATTTTTCTTAAGGATAACCTAGTAATTTTGTTACAATAGCATTTCTTTAAACACTACTCTTTGTTCTAAAATAAagctttttcttattttttttttttaaaaaaaaaacactcgCCCTGAAAACACGAAGTTTCATGAAAATtgtcttttataaaaatgaactttttttttaccaaatGGCAAGGAATGCCGAGGAGGCCTTCCAAGCGAGGCTAAATTACAATTTGCTCGTCTCCCATCAATAATCGGAGCAGGATCAAGACATGCTCTCCTTGCAGATTCAGGTTCTTGAAAAGTCACCTAAATCCTCCATACATATCCATTCAAGATTTCAAAATAGATACAGGAATTATGCATGGCTTATCgtatattttacaaaaaataaaattaaaattaaaatcaagatAATACTCACAAAACCATAACCCTTGGATCGGCCGGTGTTCTTATCAGTGATCACAACGGCTTCAAAAATTTCTCCAAATTGTTCAAAGTATTGTCGCAGAGTTTCACTTTGTGTCTCCCAAGCAAGCCCTCCAACAAAAATTTTAGTCAAAGTGGTATCACCAAAAGGGGAATTATGATGAAATCCAGAACTTGAACTCGATCCTGAGCTTGGACCTGGTCGATCCGACGGCTGAAACGCCATGAGAAGACCACCCTTTCTCTTTTTGATAAGGAGAAGAGATTCTAAGAAGTAAAGTGAATCCAAAATATACCACAAGTACgatcaatcaagaaaaaaaataaaggagAAACGCTGTGTACAAAAGTGGGAagttaaattgaaaattttgagacCGGGAAACAGGGAAATCAAGATGATTAATTACACCACCAGAAGGAATATTAATTTGAAATTGCGAAGGAgcgaaaaccctaaaattcaggCGAAAAGGAGTTGGGTGGAGCAATCAGCTGCATAATAATCAACCAACTGGTATCATGTAATGATGGTGGTGGGGTTATGCTGAAGAAATTAAACTACTTTTTTTGAGTTTGAATGAAGCACTTTAACGAGAATCTTCTTTAATCTTCTACAAATCGAAATTGTTTACTCCAAAATGAAAAAAAGATTTCGTGAAAATCTAATATTTACAGAGATAAGCGAATGATTAGTACTTACATAGCGAAATTGGtatcaaaatggaaaattttaagaagaaCCAGATTATTTGACAGTGACGAGAGAACGAGATGAGGAGTtgaaacaaatctgtttgtttgtttttgaacttacatttgatttttttttaaatttgtcgTGTTTTCAAATTTTTGATTTTCAtccataactttttttttttgttacgtTCTTTTTGGTGTGATTGGGTTTAACCTAATCGTTTTGCCCATGCAAAAGAGTGAATAGATTCTGAACGTTTTATTTGGAGGGTCGCATATAGTTTTGATTTTGTTTACGGCGATATAGGTTATTTTGGaaataaatcatattttaatGGACA containing:
- the LOC111891982 gene encoding uncharacterized protein LOC111891982 isoform X1, whose translation is MAFQPSDRPGPSSGSSSSSGFHHNSPFGDTTLTKIFVGGLAWETQSETLRQYFEQFGEIFEAVVITDKNTGRSKGYGFVTFQEPESARRACLDPAPIIDGRRANCNLASLGRPPRHSLPFGSLRSPTPYFGSYGYQQPFPYGYQQGLTYPSYTYPTFGPEYVYPQGIYNPYAGQQHYAQIYGVPNTQVYPYNQTMTGQQIFQFGGPGYSGIQTSSIQAPYPTGVAGPISVVPAPPQPQFIQGGGSGANARG
- the LOC111891982 gene encoding uncharacterized protein LOC111891982 isoform X2, translated to MAFQPSDRPGPSSGSSSSSGFHHNSPFGDTTLTKIFVGGLAWETQSETLRQYFEQFGEIFEAVVITDKNTGRSKGYGFVTFQEPESARRACLDPAPIIDGRRANCNLASLGRPPRHSLPFGSLRSPTPYFGSYGYQQPFPYGYQQGLTYPSYTYPTFGPEYVYPQGIYNPYAGQQHYAQIYGVPNTQVYPYNQTMTGQQIFQFGGPGYSGIQTSSIQAPYPTGKMG